From Musa acuminata AAA Group cultivar baxijiao chromosome BXJ3-8, Cavendish_Baxijiao_AAA, whole genome shotgun sequence, one genomic window encodes:
- the LOC135582827 gene encoding GDSL esterase/lipase At1g28570-like: MEETRDGLNHVHAPHLSPAQATPSIHSSEMASFVSLCFFLHLLVLPAARSSSYPAIFGFGNSLTDTGNLVFFSGGTEAASGLPYGETYFGHPSGRFSDGRLVIDFIAQALRLPLVPPYLAGNSIEDFKHGANFAVGGACALGNAFFEAEGLNVTWQDYSLSTQFKWFEQLLQRSTSSLHSSQDTINKSLFLMGEMGVNDYNHLLHEKAVKDRIRSYVPTVVQAIGSTVNSLIRKGVETVIVAGIIPLGCSAVYLTVFQTQSAAEYDPRTGCLKWANELSHYHSLRLLKELNRIRKQHPHSKIFYVDYYSALMPVYQSPEQFGMKEPLAACCGGEGPYNFNVSVGCGHPMSNLCSDPSSYVSWDGLHLTDAAHGIVARHILKELQFQCMERTARASE; the protein is encoded by the exons ATGGAAGAGACGAGAGATGGTCTTAACCACGTCCACGCACCGCATCTTTCCCCTGCACAAGCTACTCCCTCGATCCACAGCTCGGAGATGGCGTCCTTCGTCTCCCTTTGTTTCTTCCTCCACCTGCTGGTCCTCCCTGCTGCTCGCAGCAGCAGTTACCCCGCCATCTTCGGATTCGGCAACTCTCTCACCGACACCGGAAACTTGGTCTTCTTCTCCGGTGGTACGGAAGCGGCTAGCGGACTCCCGTACGGTGAGACGTACTTTGGTCATCCCAGCGGCCGCTTCTCCGACGGGAGACTGGTCATCGACTTCATCG CACAAGCCCTGCGGCTGCCGCTGGTGCCGCCGTATCTTGCAGGGAACAGCATCGAGGACTTCAAACACGGAGCGAACTTTGCGGTCGGAGGGGCCTGTGCGCTTGGCAACGCCTTCTTTGAGGCCGAGGGGCTTAACGTGACGTGGCAGGATTACTCTTTGAGCACTCAATTTAAGTGGTTCGAGCAGCTGTTACAGCGATCCACCTCTTCGCTCCACT CATCACAAGACACCATAAACAAGTCGTTGTTCCTAATGGGCGAGATGGGGGTGAATGACTACAATCACCTGTTGCACGAGAAGGCGGTTAAAGATCGCATACGAAGCTACGTCCCCACGGTTGTGCAAGCGATCGGTTCAACAGTCAAC AGTTTGATCCGTAAAGGGGTGGAAACAGTGATCGTGGCTGGGATTATCCCACTGGGATGTAGCGCAGTATACCTCACGGTCTTCCAAACCCAAAGCGCGGCGGAGTATGATCCAAGAACAGGGTGCCTCAAGTGGGCGAATGAGCTCTCACACTACCACAGTCTCCGGTTGCTCAAGGAGCTGAATCGAATCCGAAAACAACATCCGCATTCCAAAATCTTCTATGTTGATTACTATTCGGCTCTGATGCCCGTCTACCAATCTCCGGAACAATTTG GGATGAAGGAACCTCTGGCTGCGTGCTGCGGAGGTGAGGGGCCATACAACTTCAACGTTTCTGTAGGATGCGGTCATCCAATGTCAAACTTGTGCAGTGATCCCTCAAGCTATGTTAGCTGGGATGGATTGCACCTCACAGACGCAGCTCACGGGATCGTCGCCCGCCACATATTAAAAGAATTGCAGTTTCAGTGTATGGAAAGAACAGCACGTGCCAGTGAGTAA
- the LOC103993351 gene encoding GDSL esterase/lipase At1g28570 encodes MASFVSLCFFLHLLVLPAVRSSSYPAIFGFGNSLTDTGNLDFFSGGTVAASRLPYGETYFGHPSGRFSDGRLVIDFIAQALRLPLVPPYLAGNSSEDFKHGANFAVGGACALGNAFFEAEGLNVTWQDYSLSTQFKWFEQLLQRSTPSLHSSQDTISKSLFLMGEMGVNDYSHLLYEKKAKDLIRSYVPTVVQAIGSTVTSLIRKGVETLMVAGIIPLGCSAAYLTVFQTQSAEEYDPRTGCLKWANELSHYHSLRLLKELNRIRKQHPHSKIFYVDYYTALMPVYQSPEQFGMKEPLAACCGGEGPYNFNVSVGCGHPMSNLCSDPSSYVSWDGLHLTDAAHGIVARHILKEL; translated from the exons ATGGCGTCCTTCGTCTCCCTGTGTTTCTTCCTCCACCTGCTGGTCCTCCCTGCTGTTCGCAGCAGCAGTTACCCCGCCATCTTCGGATTCGGCAACTCTCTCACCGACACCGGAAACTTGGACTTCTTCTCCGGTGGTACGGTGGCCGCTAGCCGACTCCCGTACGGTGAGACGTACTTTGGTCATCCCAGCGGCCGCTTCTCCGACGGGAGACTCGTCATCGACTTCATCG CACAAGCCCTGCGGCTGCCGCTGGTGCCGCCGTATCTTGCAGGGAACAGCAGCGAGGACTTCAAACACGGAGCGAACTTTGCGGTCGGAGGGGCCTGTGCGCTTGGCAACGCCTTCTTTGAGGCCGAGGGGCTTAACGTGACGTGGCAGGATTACTCTTTGAGCACTCAATTTAAGTGGTTCGAGCAGCTGTTACAGCGATCCACCCCTTCGCTCCACT CATCACAAGACACCATAAGCAAGTCGTTGTTCCTAATGGGCGAGATGGGGGTGAATGACTACAGTCACCTGTTGTACGAGAAGAAGGCTAAAGATCTCATACGAAGCTACGTCCCCACGGTTGTGCAAGCGATCGGTTCAACAGTCACC AGTTTGATCCGTAAAGGGGTGGAAACATTGATGGTGGCTGGGATTATCCCACTGGGATGTAGCGCAGCATACCTCACGGTCTTCCAAACCCAAAGCGCGGAGGAGTATGATCCAAGAACAGGGTGCCTCAAGTGGGCGAATGAGCTCTCACACTACCACAGTCTCCGGTTGCTCAAGGAGCTGAATCGAATCCGAAAACAACATCCGCATTCCAAAATCTTCTATGTTGATTACTATACGGCTCTGATGCCCGTCTACCAATCTCCGGAACAATTTG GGATGAAGGAACCTCTGGCTGCGTGCTGCGGAGGTGAGGGGCCATACAACTTCAACGTTTCTGTAGGATGCGGTCATCCAATGTCAAACTTGTGCAGTGATCCCTCAAGCTATGTTAGCTGGGATGGATTGCACCTCACAGACGCAGCTCACGGGATCGTCGCCCGCCACATATTAAAAGAATTGTAG